In Deltaproteobacteria bacterium, the following are encoded in one genomic region:
- the rpmB gene encoding 50S ribosomal protein L28: MARSCGICGKGPRVGNKVSHANNRTKRRWYPNLQRVHAIQKGTTRRIRVCTRCLRSGLVVKAV, from the coding sequence ATGGCTCGATCGTGTGGGATCTGTGGAAAGGGCCCCCGGGTGGGGAATAAAGTGAGCCATGCTAACAACCGGACCAAACGCCGCTGGTATCCAAATTTACAGCGGGTTCACGCCATCCAAAAAGGCACAACCCGGAGGATACGAGTTTGTACACGCTGCCTGCGCTCAGGTTTGGTGGTTAAAGCTGTTTAA